In Synechococcus sp. RS9909, one genomic interval encodes:
- the ppc gene encoding phosphoenolpyruvate carboxylase, translating to MSRCPNGDDQLLQQRLELVEELWETVLRSECPPEQAERLLRMKQLSEPLAGDGDSSSSDAVVQLIREMDLVEAIAAARAFSLYFQLVNILEQRIEEDSYLASMSRCQESSEAEGVDPFAPPLASQTEPATFRDLFERLRRLNVPPAQLEALLQNLDIRLVFTAHPTEIVRHTVRHKQRRVASLLQQLQGTVDMASSDQASLRRQLEEEIRLWWRTDELHQFKPSVLDEVDYALHYFQQVLFDAMPQLRRRIQAALSQNYPDVRLPPAAFCTFGSWVGSDRDGNPSVTPEITWRTACYQRQLMLDRYVSAVQDLRDQLSISMQWSQVSAPLLESLEMDRLRFPEVYEERAARYRLEPYRLKLSYTLERLRLTQQRNQQLSEAGWRTPPEGLVPCQPTGASAGEALHYGSVAEFRSDLELIRNSLVSTELTCDPLDTLLTQVHIFGFSLASLDIRQESTRHSDALDELTRYLKLPTAYGAMDESARVEWLLEEMQTRRPLIPPAVEWSAATAETIAVFRMLHRLQEEFGSRICRTYVISMSHSVSDLLEVLLLAKEAGLVDPAAHHADLLVVPLFETVEDLQRAPEVMGQLFEHPLYRQLLPRAGEQAQPLQELMLGYSDSNKDSGFLSSNWEIHQAQIALQDLASRHDIGLRLFHGRGGSVGRGGGPAYQAILAQPSGTLQGRIKITEQGEVLASKYSLPELALYNLETMSTAVVQNSLVTSQLDATPSWNDLMSRLASRSRSHYRALVHDNPDLVAFFQQVTPIEEISKLQISSRPARRKSGAKDLSSLRAIPWVFGWTQSRFLLPSWFGVGTALADEVANDQEQLELLRRLHQRWPFFRMLISKVEMTLSKVDLELARHYVTSLGSADHREAFERIYATIADEYSLTRRLVLAITGQERLLDADPALQLSVDLRNRTIVPLGFLQVALLRRLRDQNRQPPMSEAPNTDPDGRTYSRSELLRGALLTINGIAAGMRNTG from the coding sequence ATGTCAAGGTGTCCCAATGGCGACGACCAGCTCCTCCAACAGCGTCTGGAGCTGGTGGAGGAGCTCTGGGAAACGGTGCTCCGCAGCGAATGTCCGCCCGAGCAGGCAGAACGACTGCTGCGGATGAAGCAGCTCAGCGAACCCCTGGCTGGCGACGGCGACAGCAGCAGCAGTGATGCGGTGGTGCAGCTGATCCGTGAAATGGATCTGGTGGAGGCCATCGCCGCGGCCCGGGCCTTCTCGCTCTATTTCCAACTGGTGAACATCCTCGAGCAGCGGATCGAGGAAGACAGCTATCTGGCCAGCATGAGCCGCTGCCAGGAGTCCTCGGAAGCGGAGGGGGTGGACCCCTTTGCCCCGCCCCTCGCCAGCCAGACGGAACCAGCCACCTTCAGGGATCTGTTCGAGCGCCTGCGGCGCCTGAATGTGCCACCGGCGCAGCTGGAAGCCCTGCTGCAGAACCTCGACATCCGGTTGGTGTTCACCGCCCACCCCACTGAGATCGTGCGGCACACCGTGCGGCACAAGCAGCGCCGGGTGGCCAGCCTGCTGCAGCAGCTGCAGGGCACGGTGGACATGGCCAGCAGCGATCAGGCGAGCCTCCGCCGCCAGCTGGAAGAGGAGATCCGGCTGTGGTGGCGCACCGATGAACTGCACCAGTTCAAGCCCAGCGTGCTGGATGAAGTGGATTACGCCCTGCACTACTTCCAGCAGGTGCTGTTCGATGCGATGCCCCAGTTGCGTCGCCGCATCCAGGCGGCACTGAGCCAGAACTATCCCGATGTGAGGCTGCCGCCCGCAGCCTTCTGCACCTTCGGTTCCTGGGTGGGATCCGATCGGGATGGCAACCCCTCCGTGACACCGGAAATCACCTGGCGAACGGCCTGTTATCAGCGGCAGCTGATGCTCGATCGCTACGTCTCGGCCGTGCAGGACCTGCGCGACCAACTGAGCATCTCCATGCAATGGAGCCAGGTGAGCGCGCCGCTGCTGGAGTCCCTGGAAATGGACCGGCTTCGCTTTCCCGAGGTCTATGAGGAGCGTGCAGCGCGATACAGGCTGGAGCCCTACAGGCTCAAGCTCAGCTACACGCTGGAGCGGCTCCGGCTCACCCAACAGCGCAATCAGCAGTTGTCGGAAGCGGGTTGGCGCACTCCACCGGAGGGCCTGGTGCCCTGCCAACCGACCGGCGCCAGCGCTGGCGAAGCCCTTCACTACGGCTCGGTGGCCGAGTTCCGCAGCGACCTGGAACTGATCCGCAACAGCCTGGTGAGCACAGAGCTCACTTGTGACCCTCTCGACACCCTGCTGACCCAGGTGCACATCTTCGGGTTCTCGCTCGCCAGCCTCGACATCCGTCAGGAGAGCACACGCCACAGTGATGCCCTCGACGAGTTGACCCGCTACCTGAAGCTCCCCACCGCCTATGGGGCGATGGACGAAAGCGCCCGGGTGGAGTGGTTGCTCGAGGAGATGCAGACCCGCCGTCCCCTGATCCCCCCTGCGGTGGAATGGTCGGCGGCAACGGCGGAAACCATCGCGGTCTTCCGGATGTTGCATCGCCTCCAGGAAGAGTTCGGCAGCCGGATCTGCCGCACCTATGTGATTTCCATGAGCCACAGCGTCTCCGATCTGCTGGAGGTGCTGCTGCTCGCCAAGGAAGCCGGTTTGGTCGATCCGGCGGCCCACCATGCCGATCTTCTGGTGGTGCCCCTGTTCGAAACGGTGGAAGATCTGCAGCGGGCTCCGGAGGTGATGGGCCAGCTGTTCGAGCACCCGCTCTACCGGCAGCTTCTGCCACGGGCGGGCGAACAGGCCCAGCCCCTGCAGGAATTGATGCTCGGGTACTCCGACAGCAACAAGGATTCCGGTTTCCTCTCCAGCAACTGGGAGATCCATCAGGCCCAGATCGCCCTGCAGGATCTCGCCAGTCGCCACGACATCGGCCTGCGTCTGTTCCACGGCCGTGGCGGTTCGGTCGGCCGTGGCGGTGGCCCCGCCTACCAGGCCATCCTGGCCCAGCCCAGCGGCACCCTGCAGGGTCGGATCAAGATCACCGAACAGGGCGAAGTGCTGGCCTCGAAATACAGCCTGCCGGAACTGGCGCTCTACAACCTGGAAACGATGAGCACCGCCGTGGTGCAGAACAGCCTGGTCACCAGCCAGCTGGACGCCACACCGAGCTGGAACGACCTGATGAGCCGTCTCGCCAGCCGCTCCCGCAGTCACTACCGAGCCCTGGTGCACGACAACCCCGACCTTGTGGCCTTCTTCCAACAGGTGACGCCGATCGAGGAGATCAGCAAGCTGCAGATCTCCAGCCGTCCGGCCCGCCGCAAAAGCGGCGCCAAAGATCTCTCCAGCCTGCGGGCCATTCCCTGGGTGTTCGGCTGGACCCAGAGCCGGTTCCTTCTTCCCAGCTGGTTCGGCGTCGGCACGGCCCTGGCGGACGAGGTGGCCAACGACCAGGAACAACTGGAACTCCTGCGCCGTCTGCACCAGCGCTGGCCCTTCTTCCGGATGCTGATCTCCAAGGTGGAGATGACCCTCTCCAAAGTCGATCTCGAGCTGGCGCGCCACTACGTGACCAGTCTCGGCAGCGCCGACCACCGGGAGGCGTTCGAGCGGATTTACGCCACGATCGCTGATGAATACAGCCTCACCCGCCGCCTGGTGCTCGCCATCACCGGCCAGGAACGGCTGCTCGATGCCGATCCAGCCCTGCAGCTCTCGGTGGACCTGCGCAACCGCACGATTGTTCCACTCGGCTTCCTGCAGGTGGCGCTGCTGCGCCGACTGCGGGATCAGAACCGGCAGCCGCCGATGAGCGAGGCCCCCAACACCGATCCGGATGGCCGCACCTACAGCCGCAGTGAACTGTTGCGCGGAGCGCTGCTCACCATCAATGGCATCGCCGCCGGCATGCGCAACACGGGCTGA
- the gshA gene encoding glutamate--cysteine ligase: MTSPLLLKGFEVELFTGRNDGENVGVAVEAARDLGDFVTEPDHRNLEYVTAPEARYEPLEQALIAPRRRLRQWLAQRDLTLLPGSTLSLGDPNRFERSDPQNAYHDLIESLYGTRVVTASIHINLGIAESEALFRSLRLIRCEAALWLAMSASSPFLGGQVMTAHSQRWLQFPLTPQWVPLFRDQNHYVSWMEEQMALGQMHNVRHLWTSVRPNGPNRPHDLNRLELRICDLITDPQLLLAVTTLLELRVLSLLRHPVGLDPLHNSALSARELADLCDANEAAAARQSLVAELRHWRDGRTIRCSDWIQALLADVTPLAEELNLRQRLRPIDTLLQEGNQAMRWLKAIRSGSSLRDVMREGIAAMAAEELWMSSGMGALG; encoded by the coding sequence ATGACCAGCCCCCTGCTGCTCAAGGGCTTTGAAGTGGAGCTGTTCACCGGCCGCAACGACGGAGAGAACGTCGGCGTCGCCGTGGAAGCCGCCCGGGACCTGGGTGATTTTGTCACCGAACCGGACCATCGCAACCTGGAATACGTCACAGCACCGGAAGCGCGCTACGAGCCGCTGGAACAGGCTCTGATCGCGCCCCGACGCCGCTTGAGGCAGTGGTTGGCCCAACGGGACCTCACCCTGCTGCCGGGCAGCACCCTCAGCCTCGGCGATCCCAACCGCTTCGAACGCTCAGATCCACAGAATGCCTATCACGACCTGATCGAAAGCCTCTACGGCACTCGGGTCGTGACCGCCAGTATCCACATCAACCTCGGCATCGCCGAGTCGGAGGCCCTGTTCCGGAGCCTGCGCCTGATCCGCTGTGAAGCCGCCCTCTGGCTGGCGATGAGTGCCAGTTCGCCCTTCCTTGGAGGGCAGGTGATGACAGCCCATTCGCAGCGCTGGCTGCAGTTCCCGCTCACGCCGCAGTGGGTGCCCCTGTTCCGCGACCAGAACCATTACGTGAGCTGGATGGAGGAGCAGATGGCCCTGGGTCAGATGCACAACGTGCGCCACCTCTGGACGTCCGTGCGGCCCAACGGACCGAACCGTCCCCACGATCTGAACCGGCTCGAGTTGCGCATCTGCGATCTGATCACCGACCCCCAGCTCCTGCTTGCCGTCACCACCCTGTTGGAACTGAGGGTGCTCAGCCTGTTGCGCCACCCCGTCGGACTCGATCCACTCCACAACAGTGCGCTGTCGGCCCGAGAGCTGGCCGATCTCTGTGACGCCAATGAGGCGGCAGCCGCCCGGCAAAGCCTGGTGGCCGAACTCCGGCATTGGCGCGATGGCCGCACGATCCGCTGCAGCGACTGGATTCAGGCCCTGCTGGCCGACGTCACCCCACTGGCGGAGGAGCTGAACCTGCGCCAGCGCCTGCGGCCGATCGACACCCTCCTGCAGGAAGGGAATCAGGCGATGCGTTGGCTGAAGGCCATCCGCAGCGGCTCCAGCCTGAGGGACGTGATGCGGGAGGGAATTGCCGCGATGGCCGCCGAAGAGCTCTGGATGAGCAGCGGAATGGGCGCTTTGGGATGA